A region from the Toxotes jaculatrix isolate fToxJac2 chromosome 2, fToxJac2.pri, whole genome shotgun sequence genome encodes:
- the taf11 gene encoding transcription initiation factor TFIID subunit 11 produces the protein MADPARIKAEDTSERTTSVTEEHPKAEEIEDVPGTAKPTHENKDSSSQDQSKQEAKSETAAAEDEEEGTSGQPPSKRLKVEPDKKKEKRHKVDEDEIQKMQVLVSSFSEEQLNRYEMYRRSAFPKAAIKRLIQSITGSSVSQNVVIAMSGIAKVFAGEIVEEALDVCEKWGDTPPLQPKHMREAVRRLKSRDQIPNTKYKNILFH, from the exons ATGGCCGACCCTGCACGGATCAAAGCTGAGGATACATCTGAAAGGACGACTTCTGTCACGGAGGAGCATCCTAAAGCAGAGGAAATTGAAGATGTACCTGGCACAGCAAAGcccacacatgaaaacaaagattcGTCCTCTCAAGATCAGTCCAAACAGGAGGCTAAATCT gaaacagcagctgcagaagatgaggaagaaggaACCTCTGGCCAGCCTCCTTCCAAGAGACTGAAGGTGGAACCAgacaagaagaaggagaagcgCCACAAGGTCGATGAGGATGAAATCCAAAAGATGCA GGTTCTGGTGTCGTCCTTTTCTGAAGAGCAACTGAATCGCTATGAGATGTACAGGCGTTCTGCCTTCCCTAAGGCTGCTATTAAGAGG CTGATCCAGTCCATAACAGGATCATCAGTGTCCCAGAATGTAGTGATTGCCATGTCTGGTATTGCCAAGGTTTTTGCCGGGGAAATTGTTGAGGAAG CGCTGGATGTTTGTGAGAAGTGGGGAGATACACCACCTCTTCAGCCCAAACATATGAGGGAAGCAGTGAGGAGGCTGAAGAGCCGAGATCAGATTCCAAACACCAAGTATAAGAACATTCTCTTTCATTGA